One part of the Mariniflexile litorale genome encodes these proteins:
- a CDS encoding tetratricopeptide repeat protein — protein sequence MKYILFIIITLTTTFSFSQEKDKAALLAAKKANNYVYEGNNLINEDDFVSAEKEYRKAISEQGTSVAGIYNLGSSYIKKGSFDEALYRLDEAAKISTSKAEKHKAYHNIGNVLMENKKCKEAVEAYKNALRNDPTDEETRYNLGLAKICADQQKDQQDDKDQDKKDDKKDQDKKEGDDKKDQDKKDEGDQDKKEGDDKKDDEGKPKDEKDDKGKGDEKEKQQQPQPRPGQMSPQQVKSLLEAMNNQEQKVQEKVNAEKQKGTKVKTEKDW from the coding sequence ATGAAGTATATATTATTTATCATAATAACATTAACCACTACGTTTTCTTTTTCGCAAGAGAAAGACAAAGCGGCCTTATTAGCTGCCAAAAAGGCTAATAACTATGTATATGAAGGCAACAATTTAATTAATGAAGATGATTTTGTTTCAGCTGAAAAAGAATATAGAAAAGCCATTTCAGAACAAGGAACAAGTGTTGCAGGTATCTATAATTTAGGAAGTTCTTATATTAAAAAAGGAAGTTTTGATGAGGCTTTATATCGCTTAGATGAAGCTGCAAAAATTTCGACATCAAAAGCAGAAAAACACAAAGCATACCATAACATCGGCAATGTGCTTATGGAAAATAAAAAATGTAAAGAAGCGGTTGAAGCTTATAAAAATGCTCTAAGAAACGATCCTACTGATGAAGAAACACGTTATAATTTGGGTTTAGCTAAAATATGTGCAGACCAACAAAAAGACCAGCAAGACGATAAAGATCAGGATAAAAAGGACGACAAAAAAGATCAGGATAAAAAAGAAGGTGACGATAAGAAAGACCAAGATAAAAAGGATGAAGGAGATCAAGATAAAAAAGAAGGCGACGATAAGAAAGATGATGAAGGAAAGCCTAAAGATGAAAAAGACGATAAAGGAAAGGGTGATGAGAAGGAAAAACAACAGCAACCACAGCCACGTCCAGGTCAAATGTCTCCACAACAGGTTAAAAGTTTGTTAGAAGCCATGAACAATCAAGAACAAAAAGTTCAAGAAAAAGTAAATGCTGAAAAACAAAAAGGAACAAAAGTAAAAACAGAAAAAGATTGGTAA
- a CDS encoding SDR family NAD(P)-dependent oxidoreductase — MTKTALITGATSGIGHATAYEFAKHGINLILCGRRLERLHTIQEALSKLTNVHILNFDVRDKAETFKAIESLPVNFKHIDILINNAGNAHGLDPINEGSIDDWEAMIDINVKGLLYVSKAIIPQMTERQSGHIINIGSSAGKQVYPKGNVYCGSKHAVLAITEGMRIDLNPFGIKVGAISPGLVETEFSQVRFKGDKIANTVYDGFKALQAEDIAEIIYFVVSRPAHVNIADMLIFPTAQANAFTLNKQ; from the coding sequence ATGACAAAAACAGCCTTAATAACTGGCGCAACAAGCGGCATAGGACATGCAACAGCTTATGAATTTGCAAAGCATGGTATTAATTTAATTTTATGCGGAAGACGATTAGAACGTTTACACACCATACAAGAAGCCTTAAGTAAATTAACAAATGTGCATATTTTAAATTTTGATGTACGTGATAAAGCAGAAACTTTTAAAGCCATTGAATCACTTCCAGTAAACTTTAAACATATCGATATTTTAATAAACAATGCAGGTAATGCACATGGTTTAGATCCTATAAACGAAGGCAGTATTGACGATTGGGAAGCCATGATAGATATAAACGTGAAGGGACTACTATATGTAAGCAAAGCCATTATACCGCAAATGACCGAACGACAATCGGGTCATATTATAAATATTGGTTCATCGGCAGGTAAACAGGTGTATCCAAAAGGAAATGTGTATTGCGGTAGTAAACATGCTGTTTTGGCTATTACAGAAGGCATGCGCATTGATTTAAATCCGTTTGGAATTAAAGTTGGCGCCATAAGTCCTGGTTTGGTTGAAACCGAATTTTCACAAGTACGTTTTAAAGGTGATAAAATTGCCAATACCGTTTATGACGGTTTTAAAGCTTTACAAGCTGAAGATATTGCTGAAATTATTTATTTCGTTGTTTCTAGACCTGCCCATGTTAATATTGCCGATATGCTAATTTTTCCAACGGCGCAGGCTAACGCATTCACCTTGAATAAACAATAA
- a CDS encoding BatD family protein produces the protein MKFIKHTYILLIILVTSMTSAQVKFDAKVSKQKLGVNERLRIDFEMNQDGDNFNPPDFSNFTVVGGPNQSVSNSWINGVRSFKKTYSYFLAPKVRGNFTIPQATINIGGETYKTVPITIEVTAAVEIPKDPNNPDYIASENIHLVAEISKTNPYLNEAITVVYKLYVSPTIAVDNWNEIDSPRYNDFWSQNINTQGQKVQNGTFKGEDYRFLVLKKVVLYPQKTGKLDIEPLSLDIALRVPTNRRDIFGSLLMTRTNKVVSAGNSTITVKALPEDGKPLDFSGAVGDFSFEVTPSKTSLDASESLQLIVAVKGNGNLKLFKLPKVSLPSSLEVYEPEHKEDVNTNLAGMQGTISDSYTIVPQFKGKYPIPSISFSYFDLKTESYKRLTSNEIILDVLSGPLNNANNAAVANNGKQAVVLNKDQFAFIKTSTDFVSVHNSNFFKTTSFWSLLLLPFLAIPLAIVIRNKKATRDADVYGNKIRKADKLARKYLSHAKKSLGKKEAFYIALEKALHNYLKAKLHIETSDLSREKTNELLANKQVDNEVIVDFNKILESCELARYTPIDIVTMQEDYEKAAKTISLIDKQAR, from the coding sequence ATGAAATTTATAAAACACACATACATATTATTAATCATACTTGTAACAAGTATGACTTCAGCACAAGTTAAGTTTGACGCCAAAGTGAGCAAACAAAAACTTGGAGTTAATGAGCGTTTGCGTATCGATTTTGAAATGAATCAAGATGGTGATAATTTTAATCCGCCCGATTTTTCTAATTTCACAGTGGTTGGTGGGCCAAACCAATCGGTTAGTAATTCATGGATTAATGGTGTTAGAAGTTTTAAAAAAACCTACAGTTATTTTTTAGCGCCTAAAGTTCGAGGTAATTTTACTATCCCTCAAGCCACCATAAATATTGGTGGCGAAACATACAAAACAGTGCCCATTACCATTGAAGTGACTGCCGCTGTAGAAATACCCAAAGACCCTAATAATCCAGACTATATAGCTTCAGAGAATATACATTTGGTTGCTGAAATTTCAAAAACCAATCCGTATTTAAACGAAGCCATTACAGTAGTATACAAATTATATGTGTCTCCAACTATTGCTGTTGATAATTGGAATGAAATTGATAGCCCGCGTTACAACGATTTCTGGAGTCAAAACATCAACACACAAGGACAGAAAGTACAAAATGGCACTTTTAAAGGAGAAGATTACCGTTTTTTAGTTTTAAAGAAAGTGGTGTTATATCCTCAAAAAACGGGTAAACTTGATATTGAGCCTTTAAGTTTAGATATTGCTTTGCGTGTGCCAACCAATAGACGCGATATTTTTGGAAGTCTTTTAATGACGCGTACAAACAAAGTGGTATCTGCTGGTAATAGCACCATTACAGTTAAGGCATTACCCGAAGATGGAAAACCTTTAGATTTTTCAGGAGCCGTTGGTGATTTTAGTTTTGAGGTTACACCCTCAAAAACAAGTTTAGATGCTTCCGAATCATTGCAATTAATAGTGGCTGTAAAAGGAAACGGGAATTTAAAGCTTTTTAAACTACCAAAAGTGTCGTTACCAAGTTCTTTAGAGGTTTATGAACCAGAACATAAAGAAGATGTTAATACAAATTTAGCCGGTATGCAAGGAACCATTTCCGATAGTTATACCATTGTGCCACAATTCAAAGGCAAATATCCCATACCAAGTATTTCATTTTCTTATTTCGATTTAAAAACAGAAAGCTATAAGCGTTTAACATCCAACGAAATTATTTTAGATGTTTTAAGTGGCCCTTTAAATAATGCTAATAATGCAGCTGTTGCAAATAATGGAAAACAAGCGGTTGTTCTTAATAAGGATCAGTTTGCTTTTATTAAAACGAGCACTGATTTTGTTAGTGTACATAATTCAAACTTTTTCAAGACAACAAGTTTTTGGAGTTTGCTATTACTGCCTTTTTTAGCCATTCCGTTAGCAATTGTAATTAGAAATAAAAAAGCAACAAGAGATGCGGATGTTTATGGAAATAAAATTAGAAAAGCCGATAAGTTAGCTAGGAAATATTTGAGTCACGCAAAAAAATCGCTTGGTAAAAAAGAAGCTTTTTATATTGCTTTAGAGAAAGCGTTGCATAATTATTTAAAAGCGAAATTACACATTGAAACTAGTGATTTAAGTAGGGAAAAAACTAATGAATTGCTTGCAAATAAACAGGTAGATAATGAAGTAATAGTTGATTTTAATAAGATTCTAGAAAGTTGTGAATTAGCACGTTACACACCTATAGATATTGTAACCATGCAAGAAGATTATGAAAAAGCCGCTAAAACCATTTCTTTAATTGATAAACAAGCTCGTTAA
- a CDS encoding DUF58 domain-containing protein produces the protein MDTKELLKKVRKIEIKTRRLSDHIFGGEYHSTFKGRGMTFSEVRQYQFGDDVRNIDWNVTARYSEPYVKVFEEERELTMMLMVDVSGSEMFGTEAQFKNEIITEIAATLAFSATQNNDKIGLILFSDKVELYIPPKKGRSHVLRIIRELIEFEPESKQTNLAEALKFMQNVMKKKAIVFVLSDFIADDYRQTMKIVSGKHDVTGIRVYDKREEEIPNLGVVQMLDEETGEYMLVDTSSKKVRLNYGKFYQEKVEYYKDSFTKSGAGNIDCRVDESYVKKMLGYFKRRG, from the coding sequence ATGGATACTAAAGAATTACTAAAAAAAGTACGAAAAATAGAGATTAAGACACGTCGATTGTCTGATCATATTTTTGGAGGTGAATATCATTCAACCTTCAAAGGTCGTGGTATGACTTTTAGCGAGGTGCGCCAGTATCAATTTGGTGATGATGTTCGAAATATAGATTGGAATGTTACCGCACGTTATAGCGAGCCTTATGTAAAGGTTTTTGAAGAAGAACGGGAACTTACTATGATGCTTATGGTAGATGTTTCCGGGTCTGAAATGTTTGGTACCGAAGCACAATTTAAAAATGAAATAATTACAGAAATTGCAGCTACTTTAGCATTTTCTGCAACACAGAATAACGATAAAATTGGCTTAATTTTATTTTCAGATAAAGTAGAACTTTATATCCCACCCAAAAAAGGACGTTCGCACGTACTGCGTATTATTCGTGAATTAATTGAGTTTGAGCCTGAAAGTAAACAAACCAACTTAGCCGAAGCTCTAAAATTCATGCAAAACGTTATGAAGAAGAAAGCAATCGTGTTTGTATTATCTGATTTTATTGCAGATGATTACCGCCAAACCATGAAAATTGTTTCTGGAAAACACGATGTAACAGGTATTCGCGTGTACGATAAACGTGAAGAGGAGATTCCTAATTTAGGAGTGGTACAAATGTTAGATGAAGAAACTGGTGAATATATGTTGGTGGATACATCATCGAAAAAAGTACGACTTAATTATGGTAAGTTTTACCAAGAAAAAGTAGAGTATTATAAAGACAGCTTTACAAAATCGGGAGCTGGTAACATCGATTGCCGTGTGGATGAAAGTTATGTTAAAAAAATGTTGGGGTATTTTAAAAGAAGAGGATAA
- a CDS encoding VWA domain-containing protein: MYQLDEKIWFWALGIIPVIILFFLLLQFWKHRTQRKFADKVLLKKLSPNASLFKSVLKIVVLSLAFACLAMALVNPKIGTKLETIKREGVDIVFAVDVSKSMLAEDIAPNRLDKAKQLVTQIINNLASDRVGIIAYAAKAFPQLPITTDYGSAKMFLQSMNTDMLSSQGTAIDEAIKLATTYFDDEEQTNRILIIISDGEDHSEGATTIAEEANEAGIRIFTIGVGDVKGGPIPEKRNGVVLNYKKDNQGETVITRLDEETLKKIAAEANGVYLNGKNTNDVVKKIGDILNGMDKKEFETKEYADFKDQFQWFLVFAIFFLLVDIFLLERKTAWLKKLNLFNENL, translated from the coding sequence ATGTATCAATTAGACGAAAAAATATGGTTTTGGGCTTTAGGAATTATTCCAGTAATAATCCTATTCTTTTTGCTGCTTCAATTTTGGAAACATCGCACCCAACGCAAATTTGCCGATAAAGTATTATTAAAAAAGTTAAGTCCGAATGCATCCTTATTCAAATCGGTTTTAAAAATAGTGGTATTAAGTTTAGCTTTTGCATGTTTAGCTATGGCATTGGTAAATCCAAAAATTGGTACCAAGTTAGAAACTATAAAACGTGAAGGCGTTGATATTGTTTTTGCTGTAGATGTTTCTAAAAGTATGCTTGCAGAAGACATTGCACCCAACCGATTGGATAAAGCAAAACAATTAGTAACCCAAATCATTAATAATTTAGCAAGCGACCGTGTAGGTATTATTGCTTATGCAGCAAAAGCATTTCCGCAGTTGCCCATTACTACCGATTATGGTTCGGCAAAAATGTTCCTACAAAGTATGAATACCGATATGTTATCATCGCAAGGAACCGCAATAGACGAAGCTATTAAATTAGCTACTACTTATTTTGATGATGAAGAACAAACTAACCGTATTCTTATAATTATTTCAGATGGGGAAGACCATAGTGAAGGCGCCACAACGATAGCTGAGGAAGCAAATGAAGCTGGTATTAGAATTTTTACCATTGGAGTAGGTGATGTAAAAGGGGGTCCCATTCCAGAAAAACGCAACGGGGTTGTTTTGAATTATAAAAAAGATAATCAAGGGGAAACCGTTATTACGCGATTGGATGAAGAAACACTTAAAAAGATTGCTGCCGAAGCCAATGGTGTGTATTTAAATGGTAAAAATACAAACGATGTTGTTAAAAAAATAGGAGATATTTTAAACGGAATGGATAAAAAAGAATTTGAAACAAAAGAATATGCCGATTTTAAAGACCAATTTCAATGGTTTTTAGTGTTTGCCATTTTCTTTTTGTTGGTAGATATTTTCTTGTTGGAACGTAAAACAGCATGGTTGAAAAAGTTGAATTTATTCAACGAAAACCTATAA
- a CDS encoding BatD family protein encodes MLKKCWGILKEEDKQIMNYELRIINMKTMVNNQRSLVLFYFFLFLFSCFLNAQVTSSIDSTKIKIGQQITFKIEVETKPNGLVVFPEGQTFSPLEMIESYAIDTIKKNDKYNLIKKYGLTQFDSGTYTIPRQKIIIGDKTFFTDSLKVEVNNVVIDTTKQGLYDIKPIIEVKEKGSDWWKYLLLTLLIIGIVGFLMYWFIWRKKPLTEAEQIALLPPYDRAKLALKKLDESHYLETDSIKEYYSDLTFIIRKYLDEKVYDRALESTTDELINRLNILKDGNQIELSLEDIKNLESILKRADLVKFAKSAVDIELAKLDRNTIDIEIDHVKEALPEPTEEEKLLDEQYREELERKKKRKKIIITVVIGVFLLIATFVGFGLKYGFSYVKDTIIGHDSVELLEGDWVTSAYGVPPVTISTPKVLSRIEMPLPDEMKAQVTQTTFTYGTLLDVFSIMVNTNSYKNTGENKIEIDVEKASEQSLKGIEAQGAQDIVVLRDKFVTPNGAEGLKTYGTLKIKNPISQKLQEANYVLLQFASENVLQQIILSYPMDDEYADQMIARILNSVELKKAEE; translated from the coding sequence ATGTTAAAAAAATGTTGGGGTATTTTAAAAGAAGAGGATAAACAAATTATGAATTACGAATTACGAATTATAAATATGAAAACCATGGTCAATAATCAACGGTCATTGGTCTTATTTTATTTTTTCCTGTTTCTTTTTTCTTGTTTTTTAAATGCACAAGTAACATCTTCCATCGATTCTACAAAAATCAAAATAGGGCAACAAATTACTTTTAAAATTGAAGTAGAGACCAAACCCAACGGCTTGGTGGTTTTTCCCGAAGGGCAAACATTCTCCCCTTTAGAAATGATTGAATCGTATGCGATTGATACCATTAAAAAGAATGACAAATACAACCTTATAAAAAAGTATGGTTTAACCCAATTCGATTCGGGGACGTACACCATTCCTAGACAAAAAATTATTATAGGAGATAAAACATTTTTTACCGATTCATTAAAGGTTGAGGTTAATAATGTGGTTATAGACACAACAAAACAAGGGCTTTACGATATAAAACCCATTATTGAAGTTAAAGAAAAGGGCAGCGATTGGTGGAAATATTTGTTACTAACACTTTTAATAATTGGCATTGTTGGATTTTTAATGTATTGGTTTATTTGGCGTAAAAAACCATTAACTGAAGCCGAACAAATAGCCTTATTACCACCTTACGATCGTGCGAAATTGGCACTGAAAAAGTTAGATGAAAGTCATTATTTAGAAACCGATTCCATAAAAGAATACTATTCTGATCTTACCTTTATTATTAGAAAATACCTAGATGAAAAGGTATATGATCGCGCCTTAGAAAGTACTACAGACGAGTTGATTAACAGACTTAATATCCTTAAAGATGGAAATCAAATAGAGTTGAGTTTAGAAGATATTAAAAATTTAGAGAGCATTTTAAAACGTGCCGATTTGGTGAAGTTCGCCAAATCTGCCGTAGATATTGAACTTGCTAAATTAGATAGAAATACCATCGATATTGAGATTGACCATGTAAAAGAAGCACTTCCTGAACCAACCGAAGAAGAAAAACTTCTAGATGAACAATACAGAGAAGAGTTAGAACGTAAAAAGAAACGTAAAAAGATAATCATTACAGTTGTAATTGGTGTGTTCCTATTAATAGCAACATTTGTTGGTTTTGGTTTAAAATATGGGTTCAGCTATGTAAAAGATACCATTATTGGTCATGATAGTGTAGAACTTTTAGAAGGCGATTGGGTAACCAGTGCTTATGGTGTACCTCCCGTAACTATTTCGACTCCGAAAGTATTATCTCGTATTGAGATGCCGCTTCCAGATGAAATGAAAGCACAAGTAACTCAAACCACCTTTACTTACGGTACTTTATTAGATGTGTTTAGTATTATGGTAAATACGAATTCCTATAAAAATACAGGTGAAAATAAAATAGAGATAGATGTTGAAAAGGCATCGGAACAAAGCCTAAAAGGTATAGAAGCTCAAGGTGCTCAAGATATTGTGGTATTAAGAGATAAGTTTGTAACTCCAAACGGTGCCGAAGGATTAAAAACTTATGGAACACTAAAAATTAAAAATCCAATTAGTCAAAAATTACAAGAAGCAAACTATGTGTTATTACAATTTGCTTCAGAAAATGTGTTACAACAAATTATTTTATCCTACCCAATGGATGATGAGTATGCAGACCAAATGATAGCACGTATTTTAAATTCAGTTGAACTTAAAAAAGCAGAAGAATAA
- a CDS encoding ATP-binding protein has translation MINKRLLIKHLLSHNDENSFYDKKRKIDISFKEGKAKFLKHVCALSNSNPKNNSYIVIGVEDEDNDIVGVDFFDDSKIQNLINAYLTNPPVVQYENIPFPHLPDHKVVGLVTIRPTGKITSLRKNIWKYYGGSVFFRDGSMSMPKVFDVEIKDVNSKIVESIENNSQNNIEHTLNGVFDFLNKRKDYNAQYKVFKEYFVVCWAGQKKIIKDEIFFSRVDIELINEQVRLFFSALDEVAIFIDDDSFKIVEYVNLGFQNSNKYYQLEETIINFENNANYTIETKLLFEPPQYDKKILHHIYNTTNAILEKLKKGQPFTKNEETDLKNLPITYLICYLNLFHEAIDKLNEAKPYLRAYSEELYHLYKESMRVLRKVKYS, from the coding sequence ATGATCAACAAACGCCTACTTATAAAACACCTTTTATCACACAACGATGAAAATAGTTTTTATGATAAAAAACGTAAAATTGATATCAGTTTTAAAGAAGGTAAAGCTAAGTTTTTAAAACATGTTTGTGCACTTTCAAACAGCAATCCAAAAAACAACTCGTACATTGTTATTGGTGTTGAAGACGAGGATAATGATATTGTAGGTGTCGATTTTTTTGATGATAGCAAAATTCAAAATCTCATCAATGCCTATTTAACCAATCCGCCTGTTGTTCAATATGAAAACATTCCGTTTCCGCATTTACCAGATCATAAGGTGGTTGGATTAGTCACCATTCGCCCAACAGGAAAAATCACATCTTTACGAAAAAATATTTGGAAATATTATGGCGGTTCTGTGTTTTTTAGAGATGGGAGTATGAGCATGCCCAAAGTTTTCGATGTCGAAATAAAAGACGTTAACTCTAAAATTGTTGAGTCTATTGAAAACAATTCACAAAATAACATAGAACACACCTTAAACGGTGTTTTCGATTTTTTAAATAAAAGAAAAGACTACAACGCTCAATATAAAGTATTTAAAGAATACTTTGTGGTATGTTGGGCTGGGCAAAAAAAAATTATTAAAGATGAAATATTCTTTTCTAGGGTTGATATTGAACTGATTAACGAACAGGTACGCTTGTTTTTTTCAGCTTTAGATGAAGTGGCTATTTTTATTGATGATGATTCATTTAAAATTGTAGAATATGTAAATTTAGGATTTCAAAATTCTAATAAGTATTATCAATTAGAAGAAACGATTATCAATTTCGAAAACAATGCCAATTACACTATTGAAACCAAGCTACTCTTTGAACCGCCGCAGTATGATAAAAAAATATTACACCATATTTACAATACCACAAACGCCATTTTAGAAAAACTAAAAAAAGGACAACCTTTCACAAAAAATGAAGAAACCGATTTAAAAAATTTACCAATAACCTATTTAATTTGTTATCTCAATTTATTTCATGAAGCTATAGATAAATTGAATGAAGCAAAGCCCTACTTAAGAGCATATAGTGAAGAATTATACCATTTATATAAAGAATCCATGCGTGTTTTAAGAAAAGTTAAATACAGTTAA
- a CDS encoding MoxR family ATPase has product MEETGTIDIKTINEKIERESAFVDLLMLEMNKVIVGQKHMVERLLIGLLGQGHILLEGVPGLAKTLAINTLAQAVDGSFSRIQFTPDLLPADVTGTLIYNMKLNDFSIKKGPIFANFVLADEINRAPAKVQSALLEAMQEKQVTIGDETFKLDKPFLVMATMNPVEQEGTYVLPEAQVDRFMLKTVIDYPKIAEEQLIMRANLKGAWDKVNAVVSVEQILKAQSAVREVYMDEKIEKYILDIVFATRYPEKYKLADLKPLISFGASPRGSINLATAAKCYAFIKRRGYVIPEDVRAIVYDVLRHRIGITYEAEAENITSVDIINKIVNEIEVP; this is encoded by the coding sequence ATGGAAGAAACAGGTACAATTGATATTAAGACTATTAACGAGAAAATTGAAAGAGAAAGTGCTTTTGTTGATTTACTGATGCTTGAGATGAATAAAGTCATCGTAGGTCAAAAGCATATGGTTGAACGTTTGCTTATTGGTTTGTTGGGACAAGGACACATATTATTAGAAGGTGTTCCAGGGCTAGCGAAAACTTTAGCCATTAATACCTTGGCACAAGCGGTTGATGGAAGCTTTAGCAGAATACAATTTACCCCCGATTTATTACCCGCCGATGTTACAGGTACCTTGATTTATAACATGAAGTTGAACGACTTCTCTATCAAAAAAGGACCAATTTTTGCGAATTTTGTATTAGCCGATGAGATTAACCGTGCACCAGCAAAAGTACAATCGGCATTACTTGAAGCGATGCAAGAAAAGCAAGTAACGATTGGTGATGAAACTTTTAAACTTGACAAACCTTTCTTGGTAATGGCAACCATGAATCCCGTTGAACAAGAAGGAACTTATGTTTTGCCAGAAGCACAAGTGGATCGTTTTATGCTGAAAACGGTTATAGACTATCCAAAAATTGCTGAAGAGCAATTGATAATGAGAGCTAATTTAAAAGGAGCTTGGGATAAAGTGAATGCTGTAGTATCCGTTGAACAAATTTTGAAAGCGCAATCTGCTGTTCGTGAAGTTTACATGGATGAGAAAATTGAAAAATACATACTAGATATTGTTTTCGCAACACGTTATCCAGAAAAATATAAACTTGCCGATTTAAAACCATTAATTTCTTTTGGCGCATCACCTCGTGGTAGTATCAATTTAGCCACTGCTGCAAAATGCTACGCCTTCATAAAACGTCGTGGGTATGTAATTCCTGAAGATGTACGTGCTATTGTTTATGATGTATTAAGACACAGAATAGGCATCACTTATGAAGCTGAAGCTGAAAACATAACTTCAGTAGACATTATCAATAAAATAGTAAACGAAATAGAAGTACCTTAA
- a CDS encoding VWA domain-containing protein, protein MFEGIDFLNKQWFWAFLILPLAILWYIFKHKKQTAELKISSLQGFKLTSSWLPKLKHGLFILRLLALALLITALARPQTVDVSSKTKTTRGIDIVMAIDVSASMLAKDLSPNRLEALKNVAAEFIKGRPNDRIGLVEYAGESYTRTPVTSDKSIVLRSLKDIKYNTIIEGGTAIGMGLATAVNRIKDSKAKSKVIILLTDGVNNTGFIDPKIASELAVEYGIKTYTIGLGTNGMALSPVAIDPRNGQFQYARVQVEIDEVLLKDIAKVTGGRYFRATNNKKLEEIYGEINKLEKTDVEEFKYYNYEEKYRPLVLLAGLFLLIEFLLRNTLFRSFI, encoded by the coding sequence ATGTTTGAAGGCATCGATTTTTTAAATAAACAATGGTTTTGGGCATTTTTGATATTGCCACTGGCAATACTCTGGTATATTTTCAAACATAAAAAGCAAACAGCCGAACTTAAAATCTCAAGTTTGCAAGGGTTTAAGCTTACAAGCTCTTGGTTACCAAAACTAAAGCATGGTTTATTTATATTGCGATTATTGGCATTAGCTTTGTTAATTACGGCATTGGCAAGACCACAAACGGTTGATGTGTCTTCTAAAACAAAAACAACCCGAGGTATTGATATTGTAATGGCTATAGATGTTTCAGCAAGTATGTTGGCAAAAGATTTATCGCCAAATAGATTAGAAGCCTTAAAAAATGTAGCGGCAGAGTTTATTAAAGGCAGACCAAATGATAGAATAGGTTTGGTAGAGTATGCTGGAGAAAGTTATACGAGAACCCCTGTTACTAGTGATAAATCAATTGTATTACGCTCATTAAAAGACATTAAATACAACACCATTATTGAAGGTGGAACCGCTATTGGAATGGGTTTAGCAACAGCTGTAAATAGAATAAAAGATAGTAAAGCTAAAAGTAAAGTGATTATATTACTTACAGATGGGGTTAATAATACCGGTTTTATAGATCCTAAAATTGCGAGTGAATTGGCTGTTGAATATGGTATAAAAACATACACCATTGGTTTAGGCACAAATGGCATGGCTTTATCGCCTGTTGCCATAGACCCTAGAAACGGACAATTTCAATACGCACGTGTTCAAGTAGAAATAGATGAGGTATTACTAAAAGATATAGCAAAAGTTACAGGAGGAAGATATTTTAGAGCCACCAATAACAAAAAGCTTGAAGAAATATATGGCGAAATAAACAAACTTGAGAAAACAGATGTAGAAGAGTTTAAATACTACAATTACGAAGAAAAATACCGTCCGTTGGTATTATTAGCGGGCCTATTTTTATTAATAGAATTTTTACTTAGAAACACGCTTTTTAGAAGTTTTATTTAA